Proteins found in one Flavobacterium channae genomic segment:
- a CDS encoding OmpA/MotB family protein: protein MIRKIALACVVLSLTTSCVSKKIYQDLENKYADLKKENNALSDENGVLKTDKNQLELDKNKLQSELDKLKAERDKLASDYAATKKNLDNLKASYSALEKDSNDALEANINKNRQLLAQLEAKEKALAAEQERLNKLKKDLEASSSRLADLEKMIADKEALMNKLKETLSKSLKAFEGKGLTVENRNGKVYVSMENKLLFESGSWTVGAEGKKAVKLVGDVLGQNPDISVLIEGHTDNDKITGTIGGGVENNWDLSTKRATAIVNILSENKAIDKKNLTAAGRGEYMPLMSNDTAEGKAKNRRIEIILTPKLDEISKLMNEL, encoded by the coding sequence ATGATAAGAAAAATTGCCCTTGCCTGTGTAGTTTTAAGTTTAACTACGTCATGTGTTTCTAAAAAAATCTATCAAGATTTAGAAAATAAATATGCTGATTTAAAGAAAGAAAACAATGCTTTATCTGATGAAAATGGAGTATTAAAAACAGATAAAAATCAGTTAGAATTAGATAAAAATAAATTACAATCGGAATTAGACAAATTAAAAGCGGAGCGTGATAAATTAGCTTCTGATTATGCAGCAACTAAAAAGAATTTAGATAATTTAAAAGCATCTTATTCGGCTCTTGAAAAAGATAGTAACGATGCATTAGAAGCAAATATCAATAAAAACAGACAATTGTTAGCGCAGTTAGAAGCTAAAGAAAAAGCATTGGCTGCAGAGCAAGAGCGTTTAAATAAATTGAAAAAAGATTTAGAAGCGTCTTCAAGCAGATTAGCAGATTTAGAAAAAATGATTGCTGATAAAGAAGCTTTAATGAACAAATTAAAAGAAACATTATCTAAATCGTTAAAAGCATTTGAAGGTAAAGGTTTAACAGTTGAAAATAGAAATGGAAAAGTTTATGTTTCTATGGAAAACAAATTACTTTTCGAATCTGGAAGTTGGACAGTTGGTGCTGAAGGGAAAAAAGCGGTTAAATTAGTTGGTGATGTTTTAGGTCAAAATCCTGATATTTCAGTATTGATTGAAGGACATACTGATAATGATAAAATTACAGGAACAATTGGTGGTGGAGTAGAAAACAACTGGGATTTATCTACAAAACGTGCTACTGCAATCGTAAATATTTTATCTGAAAATAAAGCTATTGATAAGAAGAACTTAACTGCTGCTGGTCGTGGTGAATATATGCCATTAATGAGCAACGATACAGCTGAAGGAAAAGCAAAAAACAGAAGAATTGAAATTATTTTAACACCTAAGTTAGATGAGATTTCAAAACTGATGAATGAACTATAA